gcggggctgctgccgcCCCGTCCCGGGGTGTCACCCATGGGTGCTGAGTGCCCGAGCTCCTCGTACGGATAATGCGGTATCTGGGCTGTTTCCTTCCCAACCTTTATTTGGGGGGACCCTGGATGGTTGCTCGTGGCTTGGATTTGGGGGTACTCGTGGAAATCATGGCTCTGCGCCCCAGGAAAGCCTGTGTGTGCCTCTGATGCCCCACACCGGgatgctgctcccagccctggctgtgagTGGGGACAGGGCCAGCACTGGGGACAGACCTGGGGCCGTGCTGTCACTGCAGCCCCATACCACCAGCAAGGGGTCTCAGGGGCTGATGGGTGTCCCCTGTGTCCCAGCAGGTTGTCGCGTGTCCGTGGGGGCTCAGGGTCGGagcccagagcagccagcaccatAGCGTCCAACAGCTGGAACGCCAGCGGCAGCCCCGGGGAGGGGCGGGAAGATGGCCAGGACGGCATGGACAAGAGTCTGGACAATGATGCCGAGGGCGTGTGGAGTCCGGACATCGAGCAGAGCTTCCAGGAGGCGTTGGCGATCTACCCCCCCTGCGGCCGGCGGAAAATCATCCTCTCGGATGAGGGCAAGATGTACGGTGAGTGGTGGGGACAGGACGGAGCGGCTGGGGGTGAAGCAAAACCTCCTGCCCCAAACCCACACCGGGGCATCGCCTTCGAgcacccccccaaccccaagAGCAGCTTCCCCCGGTGCATCCCGGAGCTGGACCGGGGAGGTGGCAGTGACCCACGTCCCCTCCCTCTGCGCTGGCTCTCCCTCCcgctccctcccttccctctctcgGCCCTGCCGGACCGACTGGTTTGGTGAAGCCGTCAGGCAGGGAGCGGGTGCGGGCAGGGAgcgggtgcaggcagggagcggGCGCAGGGCTGCGGGGCCAGCGCCAACCCTCCCGCTCCCATGCGCCTCCGCATCGCTCCCCAAACCTCCCCCAACCGGACCTGGTGGCGGGCAGCACCCGGTGACGAGGGCCACCCACCCGCCCCCggccaccaccagcaccctgctcaGCTGTGGGTGACTTTGttggcagcagtggggctggcgGGCCCCACTGGTGCAATGAGTTTGGGGGAGGGGGTCTCAGCCCAGTTTCCGGTGGCATAAAACACCCGTCTTGGTGGCTCTGCAACGGGAAGAGGATGAGGATGGGTGATGGAGGCAGGGGTTGATACTGGCGCAGGGTGCGTGGTGCCACCAAAGAGCAGCGGAAGGTGCCATGGTGTCCCCATGCCTGCTTGGGGGCGGGCTGGTCCATCCTCCCCATCACCTCCCATCATGTCACCCCTAGGGCTAGTGACCTGAGAGCCGGGGACAGGTTGCCATGTTACTGTCACCCTGCGGTGATGAAGGCACCAGGGCCGGCGCCTTCATCCCCAGCCTCCAAAATACACCCGTCCGCCCGGGATGCTGCTGTCACCGGCGATGGCTCACCCGCTGCCGGTGGGCAGAGGGGATGGGGCTTTGGGTGCCACTGTCCCCGTCCCCATGCCAGCTCCCCGGGCCCCCAGCGCAGGGCgtcggggctggggggagcacaGGGCTTCCCAAGCGGGTGCATTTTTTGGATTTCTCCGGGAATAGCTGAAGTGCCGCCGGGAGCCTGGCCCTGTGCAGCACGCCGAGCCCCGACCGGTTTTTCCAGCCTTTCGGAGACATCTGGCAGCTGCTTAAAGAGGCAGCAGCCCCCGCCGGCTGCCTTTCAtctccccccccatcccccccccttcctcaccgagacccccaggacccccagctgGTGGTGCTGAGCTTACTGGGACCCCCAGGGCCACCAGTGGCACAGGCGATGCTGGCATCCGACACAAAGGTGTGCCAGTGCCACTGCTCTCCACCACTCccccttttttgggggggtccCTTGGGGTGCCCATGGTCACGGCAGCCCGTGCCCCACTGATGCCAGCGGTGCGGGGGTGGCGGAgcaggtgggagctggggggccaggctgggcacGCTGGCCCCCCGCTGCTCTCACTCGCTGCCCGCCGGGTTATTTTTAACCCAGCCTGTCCAACTGGTTCACGTGGTGGTGTCAGGGGAGAGGAATTTGGGGAATGTGGTAATTTGGAGGAGGACGTGCCCTCTCGGAGGGAATGGCACGGGCCTGGGTGAATCAcgggggacagggacagggtgCGCGGGCACAGGGTGCGAGGGCGCAGCCCagggtggtggctgggacgTCATGCGAGGCAGGATGGGTGCAGGAGACTCTTGGCgctgggtgctgggcactggGTTGATTGCCCCGCTGGGGTGCACGAAGGCACccacttttctttcccagattTCTTTCCCAGGGGCTGGCTatggggaaggagaggatgCGACTCGGGAGCGGGGTGTGCGAAGGGGGATGCTGCGGTGCTCAGTGAAGGTGCACCCCCAAACTGGGGCTCAGCACCAGGGTGCCCACAGCCCTtggcagcaccctgctgcaggcatCAGCTCACCTGGCCCTAAAGGGCACCCTTGGGGACCTGGCCCTAATTAGGCACTAACGAGGCTGGGAGTGGCGGGCAGGATGGGAGCTGTGCtcagggctgtggggtggctTGGGGGTGCCACGCTGGCCGTGCAGGGGGCACCCTCATTTCCAggacccccacccacccaccagctcctgcccagcacgGACACCCCAcagccatcccagcacagcacctggCCCTGTCTGTCCCCATGTGTCCCCCCCTCCAGGAGGGCCCAGTtgctctggggctgggagggggctggtTGGGGTAGAAGagtgtggggggggtggggggtgtattattttttttttaagagattttttttttttttttttaaagccgAAACCCTCTCCAAGGGCATTTCGACAAGTTCCAACCGCGACCATCTggtccattaaaataaatctggCGTGCCTGGCCGCCCCCGTgcgcggggggcgcggcggcgggggggccggggccggggctgggagaagaaagctcccagctgctctgacGTTTGAACATAGATTGGCCACAGCTGGCCTCTAAAATGTGGCGCAAAAGCAACTTCTGCTTCGAATTAGACCCAGGACGTTAGGAAATAGTGGTGGAAAGGCCAGCATGGCTCGCAAACGGGAAGTGGGGTGCCAGGGGGACACCCCAGGACCCTCGTGGGAAGGGCTGCATGGAGCCGGGTGGGTGGCTGCCCTAGGGATGGCTTTTGGGGGGTGTCCGTGGTTGCCTGTGTTTGGGGACCCTGCTGTGGTGGGGGTCTCCGGTGGCTGGCATCCCCACTCTGAGCCCCCTGCATCTAGGGGCTGGCAAACCCGGTGGGGTGGGGGCCACCAGGTGGGTCTCACTGGCCTGGTAGGGGGGTGGCCACCCTGATGTCCCCTTGGGCCACCCCGCTGTCCCCTTGGGCTGGACAGTTGTCATGGCAGCGCCATCTCCTGGCAGTGCCTCCCTCATTAAGGACCGGCCTCATTAAGGACCAGCATCatcaggctgggctgggctgggcaggacAGGGGGGCAGAGGTGCCTTTGGGGGCTGATGCCCCCCCGCTACCCCGGGGCTGACCCCCTGGCTCTGCCGGCAGGTCGTAATGAACTGATAGCCCGGTACATCAAGCTGCGGACGGGGAAGACACGGACGAGGAAGCAGGTGAGGGCATCGCTCTGCTTTGTCTCTGGAGGGGGGGTCGGGAGGGGGGTGCCAGGTAAGCCCCGGGGGGGAGTGGGTGTCTGGCTGAGTTGCCCATCCTCTGTGTCCTCTCCTGGAGCCACCGTTGCTGCCAGCAGGACCCTCATCCTCTGCGTGGAGCTTCGTCTGCGAGCACAAACACCCTCGGGCTGGTCTGTCCCAGCCCCATCTGGGGATGCCCTGAAATTtggggggccggggcaggcagctcccagcccccccgccTGGCTGGGGTCACCCCGCGGGTGACAGGAGCCCTTGGAATCTCCAGCCGAGCAGTGTGTGCGTCTGGTGCATCTCTTCCCTGCTCCACCCGGATCCGGAGACCGGTCCCACTTCTGCCCCTTGCCAGACTTTATGGCACTTGTGCCAGGCACCACGGTGAGGGCACCCCCAAAGCCCCCGGCCTGAGAGCAAGGCACCCCCATCCTGGCCAGGGGACGGGCTGTGTGGTGGTGCTGGTCCTGGGGGGCCCGGAGCTACGGCAGAGCCCTTGCCCCAGCCTCgctgccctggtgctgggcaggcagcgTGCGGGCAggatgctggcagggcagggggcacgCGGTGGTCCTTCGCCTCACAGCGTGTAGGCAGGGTCGCATCCATCCCGGCTGCAAGCCCTCGCTGCACCCTCGTGCCAGAGACCCCACCAGTGGGGTGCTGTGGCCCTCAGTGGGACATGTCCATGTGTCACGTGTCTGGTGGCCTCTTCCTTCCATCTTTGTCCCCAACCAGCAGCCGTGCTGCCTGTCCGGCAGAGCCAGGGTGCGTCTCCCCCCGTGGGGGGATGGATGTGTTTGGGGCATGGGGACACTTACATTGGGACTGTCCCCTGCCACGAGTCCCcaccagggcagggtgctggtcCCCAGGCACTGGGAGGGACATCCCTCCAGAACTGGTGCTGGAGGGAGAGAGACCAGTGTCCAGCCACCATCCTTGTGTTCAGACCAGTGTTGAGCAGCTTAAAGCCTTAacaggacccccccccccgccccaaccTCTGCAGGGGGAAGGATGCAGCACTGGGCGAAAGCAATGCTCTGGGGGCACTTGGGGAAGTCACAGCAGAGAGCGCATGTGGCATTGTCCCCTCTGCGTGGTCATGTCATGGACAGCCTGGTGTCCCTTCTTGGACCGCCTGGTGCTGGTGGGAGAAAAATCTTGCCAAAATCAGCCCtggtgccccccaccctgcccggGGCTCAGGGCAGGCACCCCATCCACGCTGCGCCTTTCCTGCCCCGTTTCTTTGGATCCTGCTCTTACAGGTGTCTGGACACAcaaaccacccccaccccccgcgaCCCTCTTCTCACCTTCCCCACCTGCAAACTCAGCAGGAGTGCAGGGGGAATGAGCCTGTCCCTCCTggcagcccccctgcagcccacccagGGGCACCCCAAATGAGCCGGGCCAGGTGTTGGGcgctgggtgcaggcagcaccccATTGCGCTcgcaggggccgggggggctgtcCGGCCGGGAAGCCCAGAGAGATGGTAAACGTGGATGCTCCAACTGCGGCAGCTTCACTCTGAGGAGCTTCACCCcacccggggggggggcacaaaCCAGCGTCCATCAGCACAGCACCGAGTacccctccccccagttttCCTCCCTTCAGCTCGCGGCAGGCGCAGGACCCTCAGCATCTCCAGGAGCATCAAGCCCCGCGCGCTCCCCCCGGTCTCCCCGCTCCCTTCCCCGGGAAGAGCATCCCACCTTGCTGGGGGAACATATCTTCACActgtctgtattttcctttccgAACGGCGTGGCGGGCGCTAGGTGTCCAGCCACATACAGGTTCTAGCTCGGAAGAAGGTGCGGGAGTACCAGGTTGGCATCAAGGTACGTTGGCGCCCTTGCCCAGGTGTCCGCGGCGGTGTCTCTGTGAGCATGGGCagcccctctccttccttctcctttcctctggtTGACGGCTCTGCTGTTCCCCCTCTCCTTCTGCTCTCTCTCTGCAGGTCTCTAGCCACTTGCAGGTTCTTGCCCGACGGAAATCTCGGGAGATTCAGTCCAAGCTGAAGGTACGCGTGtccccccccaccgccccgcctggccccccagcctgctgacAACTAACGCGCTCGGCTCTGCCATGTGCCGCTTGCTTTCCTTCGTTACCTCTcctttttggtggttttttttcttccccctcccttgGCTCCTGGGACTGGAAGGTTTGTAGAAGCATCGTTGCAGGATACCCAGAGAAAAGTGCAAAGGATGGGGTGGCAgaccccttccctctcccccaggAGGGTGACTTTGGGTGCCAGATCCCCTCCTTTCACCCAGGCAAGGGCTCCGCCATGGGAAAATGGGGGTTTAAACCCTCCTCGGGTGATGCACAAGGGCTTCCCCCTCTTTTGGGTCATCAGAGGTTTTCCCAGGAGGGGAAAGACCCCCCTGAGCAGCCAGCGAGGCAAAGTGAGGTTCAAGCAAGGGGTGCAAAaaccctcccccagccccagcgggGACCTGGCCCTGCTCACAGCGGGTGCCAGCAGGATCTGGGCAGAAGCGGCGGGTCCTGGGGGtccctgcaggctgccagcccgGTGGCTTGTGATGCACCAGGGTCTGAGTATGGCCCAGGTGGCACCTGGGGGATGCGGGTGGCAGCAGGTCCGGATGGGGCcgtggtgctggggagggagcacagcGGTCCTGGGGCAGCCCGTGGTCCCAGGGGCCAAGGGAGCCGAGCGAGGAAAAACTGGATCATCCTCTCTTCTCTGgttggcttttctttccttccttcctcctcatggAGCCCGACTAACCCTTCCGTAACCGTTCCCACCGAGCTTCGTGGCGGTGATGGGGAGCGTGATGATGGGGGGGGATGGGCATGGGCAGGACTGGTGGCATCACCGAAGGACCGAGCCCTGCTCGGGTTGGACCCACACGGTGCAAGGTTGGGGACAGAGGGGTCCCCACTGCACAGCCACCCAGTGgggacagccagctccaggctgggctgcatAGCCTGGGATGCTCCAGGGTTGCTCCCTGCATCGTCACACCGGAGGGCATCTCCTTGGGCAGGATCTGGGGGGAACCTGCTGCCTTCCCGAGGGTGGGGGAGCTTAGAAAACCTTTCAGCCCCTTGCCACCACCTCAGGGTCCCAAAAGCATCGCCAGCTCCCTGTCCCGGGCACTGTCCCCAAGTCTCCAGCACTGaggctggcggggggggggggggggcactgtCAGAGCTGATGCTGGCATTCTGGTCCCCGAAGCTTTAACGCTGCCCGGGAGCCGCCCAAGCCATGCCCTCCAAAGCCcttcagcaggagcagggtgccAGGAAGGGTCCCCCTGACCAGGGGGGTCAGTTGGGAGatggcaggagaaggcagccaGAGCTGTCCTGGGAGGCTCCTCTGGGCTTGTCTGTCTTAAACCTGACCCCACCCCGAGGGGCAGTTGGGGACAGGgggcagcaacagcagaagcctATAAAATAGAATAAACCAGAATAAAATAGGCTTTCCttgctgcacagcacagggcatgggggagctggaggcaggagtGACCTCATGGGCTGGGGCGATGGAGACCGGCATCCGTGGCTGCGCTCTCCATCCCTGGCTTCGCTGCCTGCAGGGATCTGGCAGGGTACAGGCAGGGCAGAGATCCCCCTGAgcaatatataaataaataaaaattaaaaaaaaatcataaaaatacacTGTGGATGCGAAACATCCCTTGCCAGCCATACCTGGGGGCAAAGCACTTGTCCTGCTGAACGGAGAGTCCCTCCCGTGAGCAATACCTATATATCTTTAAGTTGCAGTCACGTGCGTCTTAGTGCTACCCGGCGTGTGGCTGCATGCCCGcactcctgccctgctccaggtgaaaaataaatggagcCATTGATCCCTGAGGAGGGTTCGGAGGGAAAACAGAGGGTGGGCGATGGGACCGGCACGCGCGTGTCCTTGCGATGCGGCTGGAGGAGCAACCCTGTCCCCTGGGCAAGACCTCGGTGCCCTCCGCCCCTGTCCAGTGGTGCTGCGACCTCCagagcaaaaaaggaaaaagataaaaaggattGGTCTGCTATATAAATGCCCACAGGCGTAGCGGGGTTGTGCCCAGGGTCCTCCTTGCGGTGCCTGCGGTGGAATTGGTGCTGGCGTCCCGGGGCAGCCGGGTGCCGGTGCCCATtgccgggcagggcaggagctgggcagctcTTCCTCTCCgtgccagagctgggagctgctgaggagGTTGTAAGTGGTATGAAAAGCTGTAAAGGATATTTAAGAGCCAACAACGGTGGAGCCTGGTTCGCCACAGCAGCCCTCTGAAATAGTGAGGGTCATCGGCACCCCGTTCCCGGTGGGATTAAGGCTGGGCATCGTTGCCCACCGTATGCATCCCCTGGTGACCAGCTGGGTCGAGGGGTTTGCTTCCCGAATCAGACTGCGGTGatgagctggggtgggggatgcACAGCTCAGGGGGTGCACACAGTGCCTGCAGGCTCCCACCATGCTCTaacctttatcttttttttttcttttgcgGACAGGCCATGAACTTGGTAAGTTGAGCTCGAGTTTGTGATGCCTTTTGTTCTCCGTTGCTTTTTGTCCCCTCCCACAAAGGGGCCAAACCCTTGCAGGGGGAGTGGGGACACCTTCCAGACTTGGCAGCTCTTGCCCACGGGACACTTGGAAGCTTCAAGCCTTAATTAATGTGGGTGAatttagggggggggggggcatccACCTGCCCTGGTCCCTCGGCCAGTCTGCACGACCGGCTCCAAGCTTTGCAAAACCTGCCAGGCACACTCAgattggggggggtggggtgtgtgtgtgtgtctcagtCTGCCCCGGTAACCCCCGTCTTCCTCCTGTGCCCCCCGCAGGACCAGGTCTCGAAGGATaaggctctgcagagcatggcTTCCATGTCCTCCGCGCAGATCGTGTCAGCCAGCGTCCTGCAGAACAAGCTcagccccccccctcctcttcctcaggcCGTCTTCTCTGCTGCCCCCAGGGTGAGGACAGCCCCGCACCCCCCCATACAGAGACACCCTGAggtgggggggacacagggatcCCCGTGTATGAGCTGCACAGgggacgggggtggggggtgacaTTTGATGGCCACCCTCAGCCCTGGTGGCAGTGCAGGGGGGGGCTTTGGGGGCAGTTTGCAGCAGGTGTGGAGGGGAATTTGGGGGGGGTGTCAGAAGCTGCCTGACTCTTCCTTGTGCTCTTCCCGCAGTTTTGGAGTGGGCCTATCCCAGGACAGCCTGGACCCTCTCAGGAGTGAGTACAAAACCCCTCCactgcctggtgctgggcaggacCCCCCCCTCGCCCTTGGCAAGGGGCTGGGGTGACCTGGGCTTCGTTAACCTAATGATGCTCTTTGCTTTCCAGCATTAAACCGTTTGCACAACCAGCTTACCCCATCCAGCCACCCATGCCTCCATCACTAGCCAGTAAGTGCTGTCCTTGCCCCTGTGCAGGACCCCTGCTAGGTTCTATGTCCCCTGTCCCGGTCCAACCCTCCCACCCACAGTGCCACCCACCTGTggtcccctccccagccttgcAGGGGGAAAAACCTGGCTTTAAGCCTGACAAAAAGCCCCCTGGTGAGCAGgaccctgctgctcccagctgtgtccccccctccccagtcccTTTCCACCCAGGAGAGGGACCGGCACATCCCATGTTTTGGCCACCCTGTGGGAAAACCCCCGTTGCTGGGAGATACAGGGCGGGGGGGATGTGGTTAAGGACAGCATTGCTGTCCCGGTCCTGGTCCCAGCTCATGGttgccccctccccctccccatgctCCCCCTTCCCAGGTTATG
The window above is part of the Falco cherrug isolate bFalChe1 chromosome 16, bFalChe1.pri, whole genome shotgun sequence genome. Proteins encoded here:
- the LOC129737475 gene encoding collagen alpha-2(I) chain-like; its protein translation is MGKWGFKPSSGDAQGLPPLLGHQRFSQEGKDPPEQPARQSEVQARGAKTLPQPQRGPGPAHSGCQQDLGRSGGSWGSLQAASPVACDAPGSEYGPGGTWGMRVAAGPDGAVVLGREHSGPGAARGPRGQGSRARKNWIILSSLVGFSFLPSSSWSPTNPSVTVPTELRGGDGERDDGGGWAWAGLVASPKDRALLGLDPHGARLGTEGSPLHSHPVGTASSRLGCIAWDAPGLLPASSHRRASPWAGSGGNLLPSRGWGSLENLSAPCHHLRVPKASPAPCPGHCPQVSSTEAGGGGGGALSELMLAFWSPKL